The following are from one region of the Candidatus Nealsonbacteria bacterium CG07_land_8_20_14_0_80_39_13 genome:
- the dcd gene encoding dCTP deaminase: MILSDLDIKKYIEEGKIKIEPSPDFEKQLGPCSLDMHLGNEFRIFKPSNYSFIDVRKSKSSEESMEEFFIEDDCPFIIQPREFVIAVTKENIILPDSLMGRLDGRSSLGRIGLVVHSTAARFDPGWHGKAVMEFGNMSVRPIILYPGMRICAMTFETLSSPAEIIYTKQKDHKYAGQQGAVGSRLSEEPKS; encoded by the coding sequence ATTCTATCTGATCTCGATATAAAAAAATATATAGAAGAGGGGAAAATAAAAATAGAACCTTCTCCTGATTTTGAAAAACAATTAGGACCTTGTTCTCTGGATATGCATCTGGGGAACGAATTCAGAATTTTCAAGCCTTCAAATTATTCATTTATTGATGTAAGGAAAAGTAAAAGTTCAGAAGAATCAATGGAAGAATTTTTTATAGAAGATGATTGCCCGTTTATAATTCAGCCGAGGGAATTTGTCATTGCCGTTACTAAAGAAAATATAATTTTGCCTGATAGCTTAATGGGACGCTTGGACGGAAGATCTTCGTTGGGGAGGATAGGACTGGTTGTCCATTCAACCGCGGCCAGGTTTGATCCAGGATGGCACGGAAAAGCGGTAATGGAATTCGGAAATATGAGCGTTAGGCCAATTATTCTGTATCCGGGAATGAGAATCTGCGCCATGACTTTTGAAACCCTTTCCAGTCCGGCTGAAATCATTTATACGAAGCAGAAAGATCATAAGTACGCCGGACAGCAAGGAGCTGTCGGAAGCAGATTAAGCGAAGAACCTAAATCCTAA
- a CDS encoding serine hydroxymethyltransferase: MDKVLTLLQKHNKWRKECINLIASENVMSPLAEKCYCSDLMHRYAEGLPYKRYYRGLKYVDPIEEATIEEFKKQFKANFVDIRPISGTIANLAVFSALAERGDNIITLGIAGGSHVSHEKVGAAGMLGLNVSHFPFDQEGLGMDLEKAKAMISEIKPKFIVLGGSVILFPQPIKELRKECDKIGAKIVYDAAHVFGLIIAGCFQNPLAEGADIITSSTHKTFPGPQGGIIIGNIDEELQKKIQKKVFPGFSSNHHLHRVPALYVALKEMEKYGKNYGAQIIKNAKALASELDKLGFSVRGKKGGFTNSHQVSLDVESQGGGDFVAGELEKANIISNKNIIVVGKVDIENPRGVRLGAQEMTRYGMKEREMKKIAGFIKGVVLDKENPESIRKQVVKFRKQFQKIKYC; this comes from the coding sequence ATGGACAAAGTTTTAACTCTTCTGCAAAAACACAATAAATGGAGAAAGGAGTGTATTAATTTAATCGCTTCCGAGAACGTAATGTCTCCCTTAGCCGAGAAATGTTATTGTTCTGACCTGATGCATCGGTATGCTGAGGGATTGCCTTATAAAAGATATTATAGAGGATTAAAATATGTTGACCCGATAGAGGAAGCGACCATAGAAGAATTTAAAAAGCAATTTAAAGCCAATTTCGTTGATATCCGCCCCATTTCCGGAACAATAGCTAATCTAGCTGTTTTTTCCGCGCTCGCCGAAAGAGGGGATAATATTATTACTCTCGGTATTGCCGGAGGCTCTCACGTTTCTCACGAAAAAGTCGGCGCGGCCGGAATGTTGGGACTGAATGTTTCTCATTTTCCCTTTGATCAAGAAGGATTGGGTATGGACTTGGAAAAAGCCAAGGCAATGATTTCGGAAATAAAACCTAAATTCATAGTTCTGGGCGGTTCAGTTATTTTATTTCCCCAACCCATAAAAGAATTAAGAAAAGAGTGCGATAAAATCGGCGCTAAAATAGTTTATGATGCCGCGCATGTTTTCGGCCTTATCATCGCCGGATGTTTTCAAAATCCTTTAGCTGAAGGCGCTGATATCATCACTTCATCAACCCATAAAACTTTCCCCGGCCCTCAAGGAGGAATAATTATCGGGAATATTGACGAAGAATTGCAGAAAAAAATCCAGAAAAAAGTTTTCCCCGGATTTTCCTCCAATCATCATCTTCACCGGGTGCCTGCCCTATATGTCGCCCTTAAAGAAATGGAAAAATACGGCAAAAACTACGGGGCGCAGATAATAAAGAACGCTAAGGCCTTGGCCTCAGAACTTGATAAATTGGGATTCAGCGTTAGAGGGAAGAAAGGGGGATTTACCAATAGCCATCAAGTAAGCTTGGATGTTGAGAGTCAAGGAGGAGGTGATTTTGTCGCCGGAGAATTGGAGAAAGCTAATATTATATCTAATAAGAATATTATCGTCGTTGGAAAAGTTGATATTGAAAATCCGAGGGGAGTCCGTTTAGGGGCTCAGGAAATGACAAGATATGGAATGAAGGAAAGGGAAATGAAAAAAATCGCCGGATTTATTAAGGGGGTTGTTTTAGATAAAGAAAATCCCGAGTCAATAAGAAAACAAGTAGTTAAATTCAGGAAACAATTCCAAAAAATAAAATATTGTTAA
- a CDS encoding NUDIX hydrolase: MERFKITPAVYLVLIRNNSILLLRRFNTGFHDGEYDFPAGHVDSGETFSEAVFREVKEEVGIDIEPKDLELIHVIHKKQSDQERIEIYFRINNWKSEPKIMEPNKCDDLKWFSLDELPKNFMPHSRQALKCILGGIIYSEFGW, translated from the coding sequence ATGGAGAGGTTTAAAATAACGCCGGCTGTATACTTGGTGTTGATTAGAAATAATAGCATTCTGCTCTTAAGAAGATTTAATACGGGGTTTCACGATGGCGAGTATGATTTTCCCGCCGGACACGTTGATAGTGGCGAAACTTTCAGTGAGGCAGTCTTCAGGGAGGTGAAGGAAGAGGTTGGTATAGATATAGAGCCGAAAGATTTGGAGTTGATTCATGTAATTCACAAAAAGCAATCTGATCAAGAAAGAATAGAGATTTATTTTAGAATTAACAATTGGAAAAGCGAGCCTAAAATAATGGAGCCCAATAAATGCGATGATTTAAAATGGTTTAGCTTGGATGAATTGCCTAAAAACTTTATGCCCCATTCAAGGCAAGCATTAAAATGCATTTTAGGTGGTATAATTTATAGCGAATTCGGCTGGTAA